The DNA segment AACCTATGAATGCTGCTAAAGGTGACGATTTACCTGTTTCAGCATTTTTAGGATATGAGGATGGAAGTTTTGAACATGGTACCACCGAATATGAAAAAAGAGGTGTTGGTGTTATGGTGCCAAGATGGATTGAAGCAAATTGCATCCAATGTAATCAATGTGCGTCTGTGTGTCCTCATGCAGTTATTAGACCTTTTTTAATTAACGAAGAAGAATTAAGTAATGCACCATCTGGTGTAAAAGAGCATAATTTAAATGCAAAGGGAGTTAAAGAACAAAAACTTAGTTTTAAAATTCAAGTTTCTCCACTTGATTGTACAGGCTGTGAGCTTTGTGTTCATGAATGTCCTACTAAAGAAAAATCTTTAGTTATGGTACCACTTGGTGAAGAACTTGAATATGGTGAACAAGAAAATGCTGATTATTTATTTAAAAAAGTGACATATAAAGATGATGTTTTAAATAGAGAAAATACTAAAGGTATTCAGTTTGCTCAACCTTTATTTGAATTTCATGGTGCTTGTCCTGGTTGTGGTGAAACTCCATATATCACTTTACTTACTAGATTATTTGGTGAAAGAATGATTGTTGCCAATGCAACAGGATGTAGTTCTATTTATGGTGGATCAGCACCTTCAACGCCTTATAGAAAAAGTAATAAAAATGGCCATGGTCCTGCTTGGGGAAATTCCTTGTTCGAAGATAATGCCGAATTTGGACTAGGTATGAAAATTGCAACTGAAACTACTAGATATAAGATAGAATCTATTATGAATGAAAGTATGCAAGATGTTCCTAATGCACTTTCTGCTTTATATAAAGAATGGATAGTAAATAAAGATGATGTGAAATTATCTTTAGAACTAAGAGATAAATTAGTTCCACTATTAGAGGAAAATAAAGAGAATAAAGCTGTAAATAATATTTTAGAGCTTAAAAACTATCTTAGTAAAAAGTCGCATTGGATTTTTGGTGGTGATGGTTGGGCTTATGATATAGGTTATGGTGGACTTGATCATGTTTTAGCAAGTGGAGAAAATGTGAATATTTTAGTTCTTGATACTGAAGTGTATTCTAATACAGGAGGACAAAGTTCAAAGTCTTCTAGAACTGGAGCTGTAGCTCAATTTGCCGCAGCTGGTAAGCCTGTGCAGAAGAAAGACTTAGGACAAATTGCTATGACTTATGGTTACATTTTTGTAGCTCAAGTTAATTCAAATTATAACTATTCTCATCTATTAAAAGCAGTTATAGCGGCTGAAGCTTATGATGGGCCATCATTAATCATAGCTTATTCTCCTTGTATTGCTCATGGTATTAAAGGAGGTCTTGGGAATTCTGGAGATCAAGCAGATTTAGCTACTAAATGTGGGTATTGGCCGACATATATTTTCGATCCGCGTTTGGAAGCAGAAGGAAAAAATCCTTTAACAATCTCATCTAAAGAACCTGATTGGAATTTATATGAGAGTTTTTTAATGAATGAAGTGCGTTATAGCTCTTTAAAAAAATCAAATCCTGAGCAAGCAAAAGAATTATTTGAAAAGAATAAAACTGAAGCTCAGCGTCGTTATAGACAATTAAAACGTTTAGCAAGTGCTGATTTTAGTAATGAAAATTAATTTTGCTTAAAAGCTTTATTATATTGATAATAGTAGTGATTGATGCTTATTGTGTTAATCACTCTATTTTTAAAAATTGCACAACAAATGAACTAATTTTACTTCAAGATCCTTTTTTTAGAAAGATGCAAGAAATAAAAACTAATCTTTCCTTGCAGGCGATAGTTTCTAATAAAGTCAAAATTAATAATGCATGGTATGTACTAAATGATGAGGTTGAAGGTTATAAGATTGTTGCGATAAATAAATTTCAAGTTATTCTAATAAAAAATCAAGAAGAGATGGTTTTAAATTTATATGAAAAAAGTAATAATATTATTATTTATTAGTTTATGTTCTGTCAATATTTTTGCAAATTCATGCTATAAGCGGGTTTTTGATATAAGTATTGATTCTAAAAAGGAACTTTATTAGAAATTTTAAATGAATTGGGAAAAGAGTGTGGTTTTAGTGTTGTTATTAAAGATGAATTAGCTAGAAATAAACTAAATATTGATCAAAATTATCTTCATATAAGAAAAATGTCTTTGAGAGAAATTTTTGATTTATTACTCAAAGAAAATAATCTTGCATACGAGTATGAAAAAAATATTTTAAAAATTTATGGGACAATTATAAAAACATTTAAAGTTCATTATATAAGCTCCATTAGAGAAGGACAAAGCATTACTAAGGCTTCAGTAGATTCAAGACCAAGACAAGGAGAGTATGATCATTCTAATAAAGAAGCAGATAATTTAGTTATAAGTACAGATAAATTTGATTTTTGGGCAAATATTACAGAAGAAATTCAAGCATTGCTTGATGAAAATACAGCAAAACCAATAGTAAATACCAATGCAGGAATTATTACTCTTAAGGCTACACCTTATGAAATAACTAGAATTCAAAATTATCTTGATGATTTAAATAAAAGATTAAAAAAGCAAGTTTTGATTGAAGTGAGTATAGTTGCAGTACATTTAAATAAGAGTCATTCTAATGGAATTAATTGGCAAGAATTTGCTTTTAGATTAAATGGTGATGATAATAATTTTGTTATTAATAAAGGTGGTATTAAAAATATTAACTTGAAAGCAAATGTAGATACTAAGGCAATTTTAAATTTGTTACAAGAAAATGGTAAAACGATAGTTCTTTCCAATCCTAAACTTACTGCTTTGAATAATCAGCAAGCAATTATTTCTATAGGCGATACTATTAATTATCAAGTTAAAGAAAGTTCTAAAGGAACTGAAAATGGAACTACAATCAGTGAAACATATAATAATTATTCTATTTTTGTAGGAATTTTATTAAATATTTTGCCAGAAATTTCAGATGATCATAAAATTATGTTGAGAATAAATCCAAGTTTGAGTGATCTTAAATATAGTGTAGATAACCATCATCAAAATAAACCCAGAAATATAGCTCCTGATACTATACAAAAAAAGCTTTCTACTGTTGTTGAAGTAGAAGATTCTCAAACTTTAATTTTAGGTGGGTTAATTAGCAAAAATAGTTTAAACAATCAAAATGAAATTAATATTCTTTCAAAAATTCCAATTTTTGGACTTTTATTTCAAGGTAAGCAAAATATTGAAGATACAAGTGAAATTGTTTTTATTATTAAACCAACTATTATTCATGAAAATAAAAAAATATTAAATTTAAAAGAATTAGGCTTTGAGAATGAAAATTATATGTTTTAGTTTTATAAGCTTGTTTTTGTTTTCAAATTTATATGCCAAAGTTTATATAAAGAATAAATATATAGATTCTTTCATTTTGTATAAGAAATTTACTAAAGAGCCAAGTTATGTTAATGCTTTAAATTTGGCACAATATTTTTACACTAATAAAGATTATAAAAATGCTGTATTTTGGGCAATTGAAGCAAATAATATAGAATATTTAGAAAAAGATGCATGGTTGATTTTTATAAATTCTAAAATACAACAAGGGCAAATAAAAGAAGCTGCAAAAGCAAAAGAAGAATATGAAAAGATATTAAATGGAAAATATTGAAGATCTTAAAATTGAAGATATCGATACATTAACTTATTCTAAGCTTTTGTATTTAGGTGAAAATTTTTTTAAGGAATTAGCATTTAGGTTTCACATTGATTTTGTGGATTTAGATAAAGAAAATAATTTTGAGCAGTATTTGTATGTTTTGCCGCTTGTGCTTATGGAAAAATATGAGTTGTTTTGTTATAAAGAGGATGAGGAAAATTTATATATAGCTTCTTACAAACCATTAAAAAGTGATGGATTGATCAAAATACAAAATATTTTTAGAACTAAAAATATATGTTTATCTATAGCTGAATTTTCAAAATTTGAATATTTTTTTCGTAGAATGATATTTTTAATAAAATTTAAAAATTATTCTCAAGAATTAGAAAAAATTTTAATTTCGCAAGATACTCAAGATGGTGATTATTTAAAACAAATTTTGCTATTGATTTTATCTTATGCAAATTTCTTAAAAGCAAGTGATATACACTTTGAACCTTTAGAAGAAGGAGTGAAATTAAGATTTAGAATAGATGGAATTTTACAAAATATCATTATTTTTAAAAGTGACATTTATCAATCTTTATTGACCTATATTAAAATGATTTCTTTGCTTAATGTAGCTGAACAAAAAAATTCCCAAGATGGGAGTTTTACAATGGAAATTGAAGATGAAAAATTTGATTTTAGAGTTTCAATCATGCCGCTTTTATTTGGACAAAGTGTGGTAATAAGGATTTTAAAGCAAGAAAATGCTCTAGAACTTGCGAATTTATTTTTAGAAAGAGAAATGCTTCATAAAGTGCAGCTTAGTGCTCAGGCTTTGAGTGGTTTGATTTTATTTTGTGGCCCTACAGGAAGTGGAAAAAGTACTTTTATGCATGCTATGTTAAGTGAACTTGATGAAAGTAAAAAAATTATTACTTTAGAAGATCCCATAGAATATAAATTAAAAAATGCTCAACAAATTCTTTTAAATACTAAAGCAAATTTTGATTTTCATAAAGCTTTAAGAGGTGTTTTAAGACAAGATCCTGATGTAATTATGGTGGGAGAAATCAGAGATGAAGAAAGTTTAGATATAGTTTTAAAAGCCTCCTTAAGCGGACATTTGGTTTTGAGTACTTTACATACAAATAGCGCTTTAGAAGCAGTCTTTAGAATGATGCATATGGGAGCAAAATCTTATCTTATTGCAAGATCTTTAAATTTAGTCATTTCTCAACGTTTAGTTCGTAGACTTTGTGAATGTAAAGAAGAACAAGAAGAGAGTTTTATTTATAAAAATCAAACGATTAAGGGTAAATTTTACAAAGCAAGAGGTTGCTCAAAATGTATGATGAGCGGATATAAAGGTAGAATTATGGTAGCTGAATTTTTGTTTGTCGATAAGAATATAAAAAATATGATAGAAAATAATTATTCTTTTGAAGATATACAAAAATATGCTTTAATGCATAATTTTATCACTTTAAGTGAAGATGCTTTAAATAAAGCTAAAATAGGCCTTACTAGTGTAGATGAAATTTGGAAAATTGTGCTTTGAAGTGTTATGTAATTACTTATTTGTTAAATAAACAAGAAAAACAAATCGTTATCAAAGCAAAAAATCTTTATGAAGCTAGGATTAAAGCTTTAGAACAATATGAATTTTTAGTCGATATTAAAGAATATTGCAATGAAAAACAGCTTAAAATCAAAGAAGAAGAATTAATTTTTTTGCTTAAAGATTTGAAAATAATTTTAAATGCGGGATTTAGTTTACAAGAAGCAATTTTAGAATTTTGTCAAAATTCTTATGATAGAAAAATTACAAATATTTTCTATAACATTTTTCAAAAACTCAAAAATGGATTATCTTATGAAGAATCTTTTAAAGATATTTTAAATTCTAGAGAATTAGCAATTTTAAAAATTTGTGAAGGAAAACAAGATTTAAGTAAAGCGTTTGAAATAATTATTTCTTTAAAAGAAAAAAACTTAAAAAATATTAGGCAATTTAAAAAAGCCATTTCTTACCCTATATTAGTTTTTGCAAGTATAATATTTGCCTTTTTTGTTTTGATGTTTTTTGTGCTACCTGAATTTAGAAATTTGTTTATTCAGCTCAATTTAGAGCTGCCTACTATAACAAAAATTTTATTTTTTGTGGGAGATTTTTTGACTGATTATTTATTATTCGTTGTAATTTTTATTGCAGTTTGTTTTTTATGGATATATATTTTGCTTAATAAAACTTTCGTGTTTGATAAAATTTTGATCTTTATGCCTATTCTTGGAAAG comes from the Campylobacter insulaenigrae NCTC 12927 genome and includes:
- a CDS encoding transformation system, membrane protein CtsX, yielding MKIICFSFISLFLFSNLYAKVYIKNKYIDSFILYKKFTKEPSYVNALNLAQYFYTNKDYKNAVFWAIEANNIEYLEKDAWLIFINSKIQQGQIKEAAKAKEEYEKILNGKY
- a CDS encoding transformation system, type II secretion system ATPase CtsE → MENIEDLKIEDIDTLTYSKLLYLGENFFKELAFRFHIDFVDLDKENNFEQYLYVLPLVLMEKYELFCYKEDEENLYIASYKPLKSDGLIKIQNIFRTKNICLSIAEFSKFEYFFRRMIFLIKFKNYSQELEKILISQDTQDGDYLKQILLLILSYANFLKASDIHFEPLEEGVKLRFRIDGILQNIIIFKSDIYQSLLTYIKMISLLNVAEQKNSQDGSFTMEIEDEKFDFRVSIMPLLFGQSVVIRILKQENALELANLFLEREMLHKVQLSAQALSGLILFCGPTGSGKSTFMHAMLSELDESKKIITLEDPIEYKLKNAQQILLNTKANFDFHKALRGVLRQDPDVIMVGEIRDEESLDIVLKASLSGHLVLSTLHTNSALEAVFRMMHMGAKSYLIARSLNLVISQRLVRRLCECKEEQEESFIYKNQTIKGKFYKARGCSKCMMSGYKGRIMVAEFLFVDKNIKNMIENNYSFEDIQKYALMHNFITLSEDALNKAKIGLTSVDEIWKIVL
- a CDS encoding type II secretion system F family protein gives rise to the protein MKCYVITYLLNKQEKQIVIKAKNLYEARIKALEQYEFLVDIKEYCNEKQLKIKEEELIFLLKDLKIILNAGFSLQEAILEFCQNSYDRKITNIFYNIFQKLKNGLSYEESFKDILNSRELAILKICEGKQDLSKAFEIIISLKEKNLKNIRQFKKAISYPILVFASIIFAFFVLMFFVLPEFRNLFIQLNLELPTITKILFFVGDFLTDYLLFVVIFIAVCFLWIYILLNKTFVFDKILIFMPILGKIIMYQDKFCFFIILSYLLNSGVDIKKALKLSSEGVKNNFLKIKITHAIVLFESGVDLAQAFSKIKIFESFVIRMLSLSLKSSKIDDSSYDLAIFFEYKKEEYVQKIFSILEPLLIIFMASMILILALGIFLPMWQISQGI